A genomic segment from Daphnia carinata strain CSIRO-1 chromosome 1, CSIRO_AGI_Dcar_HiC_V3, whole genome shotgun sequence encodes:
- the LOC130691297 gene encoding zinc finger SWIM domain-containing protein 7-like, producing the protein MAKEFQYCQWLNIAVRGIFTEIEKCCSNKQEVTEGILASLHTLFPLQSVTALDLIDHRSVSLMTSSSGNILSKKKPCTSSNNFKISGRKIYSCLGSLGTPYLISYTGFTCTCPSYRHNLDAENLWCPHLLAVQLSIAMGIVQQKQVTEDVMKTMLSELVMFDD; encoded by the exons ATGGCCAAAGAATTTCAGTACTGTCAATGGCTTAATATTGCCGTTAGGGGAATATTTACCGAAATTGAGAAGTGTTGCAGCAACAAACAAGAAG TAACCGAAGGTATACTAGCCAGTCTTCACACTTTATTTCCTCTGCAATCGGTCACGGCATTGGATCTGATAGACCACCGAAGCGTGTCTCTGATGACGAGTTCTTCAGGCAATattttatcaaagaaaaagccatgtacctcttcaaacaattttaaaatttcaggCAGAAAGATCTATTCCTGCCTAGGGAGCTTGGGTACACCTTATCTCATCTCCTATACTGGATTCACTTGTACATGTCCTTCTTACCGGCACAATCTCGACGCCGAAAACTTATGGTGTCCACATCTTCTGGCCGTTCAGTTAAGTATTGCAATGGGCATTGTTCAACAGAAGCAAGTCACTGAAGACGTTATGAAAACTATGTTGAGTGAACTCGTCATGTTTGATGACTGA
- the LOC130691261 gene encoding LOW QUALITY PROTEIN: A-kinase anchor protein 1, mitochondrial-like (The sequence of the model RefSeq protein was modified relative to this genomic sequence to represent the inferred CDS: inserted 1 base in 1 codon) — protein sequence MDWSLKLKCCAFAIASVTLGLSAVYVQQRATLSRKRRKXIYKIIMAAAADAEIDCSVNSVSQLVSTMEQLKVVQQPAKSPINGEEAEIPDRDSANHSPSDFLTGNLHSDSHSESSNDSGKGGSDCANTNGDHHASSRFDVITPPLSPHHPTAALAPLPERLFVYEFEIPQALVGLLIGKFGAFVNHIKAKTGASLLIKDRDRRYKLCAIEGTKSEIDAALVLIRAKFPTKRYPNITMAQINVAPETAAIQPVLPDSIQLLLPPEVSCDVMISAVVAPNHIFLQQITHPTYPSLARLDHCMAQCYNEFVTPGLPTPIRPSMVCAAPSMDGWYRAKVVAVYPRASHVAVTENDEKREVTGDVDYTANTVAVFDPALEISENEDEYDVDICFVDYGGYSRVPASSLRQIRADFMTLPFQAIECLLANVAPVSEEGWTAEAYEELESLTRDKIFQGQAMAYSLEGLPLVYLYQMDSAEETLINRQLVNRGVAQWVEPQLVSN from the exons ATGGACTGGAGCTTGAAGCTCAAGTGTTGCGCTTTTGCGATCGCATCAGTGACACTTGGTCTGAGTGCAGTGTACGTCCAGCAACGTGCAACTTTGAGTcgaaagagaagga atatCTACAAGATTATaatggcagcagcagcagacgCAGAAATCGACTGTTCGGTTAATTCGGTTTCACAGCTTGTCTCTACCATGGAACAGCTTAAAGTGGTTCAACAGCCTGCAAAATCGCCAATCAATGGTGAAGAGGCTGAGATCCCGGACCGCGATTCAGCCAATCACAGCCCTTCTGACTTCTTGACAGGAAATTTACATTCGGATTCACACAGCGAG AGTTCGAACGACAGTGGCAAAGGTGGTTCGGACTGTGCCAACACCAATGGTGACCATCATGCATCGTCGCGCTTCGACGTGATTACGCCACCGCTGTCGCCGCATCACCCGACCGCCGCCTTGGCCCCCCTGCCGGAACGACTTTTCGTCTACGAGTTCGAAATACCCCAGGCTTTGGTGGGTTTGCTTATAGGAAAATTTGGAGCTTTCGTTAATCATATCAAGGCCAAAACGGGTGCAAGTTTGTTGATAAAAGATCGCGATCGGCGCTACAAACTGTGCGCTATTGAAG GCACAAAGAGTGAAATTGATGCTGCTCTAGTGTTGATACGCGCGAAATTTCCAACAAAACGCTACCCTAATATTACTATGGCACAGATAAACGTAGCTCCAGAAACAGCAGCGATTCAACCTGTTTTGCCCGATTCCATTCAG TTGTTGCTTCCCCCCGAAGTGAGTTGTGATGTCATGATCAGTGCCGTTGTGGCACCAAACCATATTTTCCTTCAGCAAATTACTCATCCCACTTACCCATCACTTGCCCGGCTCGACCACTGCATGGCGCAGTGTTACAACGAGTTTGTCACACCGGGCTTGCCTACTCCAATTCGACCAAGCATGGTCTGCGCCGCTCCTTCTATGGACGGCTGGTACAGAGCCAAAGTTGTGGCTGTGTATCCGAGAGCGTCTCATGTAGCTGTAACCGAAAACGATGAAAAGCGAGAAGTAACAGGAGACGTTGATTACACTGCAAACACAGTAGCGGTTTTCGATCCAGCATTGGAAATCTCTGAAAACGAAGACGAATATGACGTAGATATTTGTTTTGTCGACTACGGTGGATACAGCAGAGTGCCGGCCTCATCTCTACGTCAAATCCGTGCAGACTTCATGACGCTACCTTTCCAAGCCATCGAATGTCTGTTAGCAAATGTCGCCCCAGTGTCAG AAGAAGGTTGGACGGCTGAAGCATACGAAGAGTTGGAGAGTCTGACGAGAGACAAAATCTTCCAGGGCCAAGCAATGGCTTACAGTCTTGAAGGTTTGCCACTTGTCTACCTCTATCAAATGGACTCGGCAGAGGAAACACTCATCAACAGGCAGCTGGTCAACCGAGGCGTGGCTCAATGGGTCGAACCTCAACTGGTCTCCAATTAG
- the LOC130691308 gene encoding mediator of RNA polymerase II transcription subunit 26-like isoform X1, which translates to MQQQPSPPHSPSQIKEKLLQALDRDYHVVDMALALEAVSLLEKTAVTKEALETTRLGRLVNEMRKKTKNDSLARRAKDLVRRWRDMVSKPTENGTGGTGQGPGMQGASLVNHLRVAGVKNSVSSPALCEMGRTASPALPRPIHNLAISPTSPAFRGVTLSPALQRKSTQSSGGLQLQQQRVISPSNSVASNASTSPGLSFSLSQTHSNSSRPSTPSSLVVKSKAISPGPGRPMIESSEFPSKTNHHRGLKRTRDNDEETMTGFELSGKRSRGSNGVDWPWVDECSRDSNLSWSGDSLRMTNHSALGGGEDRSVSSSSKASRPPRARSKIDTNVKPEPPSDVLREKFASIARVSKVKTTQELLEDLARRSGSPNLVVKSEVQSVHQQQPGAIPASSEARQWPDAKQELLDKFFRSHSTDRRNDDSTITSSIVNKTKATSAISDPVAEIYARLPPLDPSVVASMWKEEIAEQETEERDSTTSKRPVTDEDVELLHNGQVDGVNGTHDKIGEFHSWHETLTVASYHGDPLHLLPYVVIE; encoded by the exons ATGCAGCAGCAGCCCTCGCCGCCGCACTCGCCTAGCCAAATCAAGGAGAAATTATTGCAAGCTCTCGACCGCGATTATCAT GTTGTGGATATGGCATTGGCGTTGGAGGCAGTATCCTTACTCGAGAAGACAGCTGTTACCAAAGAAGCTCTCGAG ACTACACGACTGGGGAGGCTGGTGAATGAGATGAGGAAGAAGACCAAAAATGACAGTTTGGCACGGAGAGCCAAAGACCTGGTCAGGCGATGGCGAGATATGGTATCAAAACCAACAGAGAATGGTACAGGAGGAACTGGTCAAGGACCTGGCATGCAAGGTG CTTCCTTAGTGAACCATTTGCGTGTAGCAGGCGTGAAAAATTCAGTTTCGAGTCCGGCTTTGTGTGAGATGGGCCGAACGGCTAGTCCAGCTCTTCCGAGGCCAATTCACAACCTCGCAATCTCACCCACCAGTCCGGCATTTCGCGGCGTTACCCTCAGCCCAGCATTGCAGCGAAAGTCCACTCAGTCATCGGGTGGTTTGCAGCTTCAGCAACAACGTGTCATCAGCCCCAGCAACTCTGTGGCCTCCAACGCCAGTACCAGTCCCGGTTTGAGCTTTTCCCTCTCTCAAACACACTCCAACTCGTCAAGACCATCTACCCCTTCCTCCCTGGTGGTCAAGTCAAAAGCGATCAGTCCTGGTCCTGGCCGACCGATGATCGAATCTTCAGAGTTCCCATCTAAAACTAATCATCACCGAGGGTTAAAGCGAACGAGAGACAACGATGAAGAGACGATGACCGGCTTCGAG CTGTCAGGAAAGCGATCAAGAGGCAGTAATGGGGTAGATTGGCCTTGGGTCGATGAGTGCAGTCGGGACAGTAACCTAAGCTGGTCTGGTGACTCGCTGCGGATGACAAACCACAGCGCCTTAGGTGGTGGAGAGGATCGCTCTGTTTCTTCCTCGTCAAAAGCGTCCAGGCCTCCCCGTGCAAGAAGCAAGATAGATACAAATGTCAAACCCGAACCACCTAGTGATGTACTCAGAGAAAAATTCGCCTCAATCGCTAGGGTGTCTAAG GTTAAAACAACGCAGGAGCTGCTAGAAGATTTGGCACGTCGAAGTGGCTCACCGAATTTAGTAGTTAAATCTGAAGTTCAGTCTGTGCATCAGCAACAACCTGGAGCCATACCGGCTTCAAGTGAAGCCCGGCAGTGGCCCGACGCCAAACAGGAGCTCTTAGATAAATTTTTCCGGTCACATTCGACTGATCGTCGTAACGATGACAGCACCATCACGAGTAGCATCGTTAACAAGACCAAAGCTACCTCCGCCATTAGCGATCCAGTGGCGGAAATTTATGCTCGCCTACCTCCACTCGATCCTTCAGTTGTCGCTTCCATgtggaaagaagaaatcgCTGAACAAGAAACGGAGGAAAGGGATTCCACCACATCCAAGCGTcca GTGACTGATGAGGACGTCGAACTTCTGCACAACGGGCAAGTGGATGGCGTGAATGGCACGCATGACAAAATCGGCGAATTCCACAGTTGGCACGAAACTCTTACGGTCGCCTCCTACCATGGAGATCCTCTCCATTTATTGCCTTACGTCGTGATCGAGTGA
- the LOC130691308 gene encoding mediator of RNA polymerase II transcription subunit 26-like isoform X2: protein MALALEAVSLLEKTAVTKEALETTRLGRLVNEMRKKTKNDSLARRAKDLVRRWRDMVSKPTENGTGGTGQGPGMQGASLVNHLRVAGVKNSVSSPALCEMGRTASPALPRPIHNLAISPTSPAFRGVTLSPALQRKSTQSSGGLQLQQQRVISPSNSVASNASTSPGLSFSLSQTHSNSSRPSTPSSLVVKSKAISPGPGRPMIESSEFPSKTNHHRGLKRTRDNDEETMTGFELSGKRSRGSNGVDWPWVDECSRDSNLSWSGDSLRMTNHSALGGGEDRSVSSSSKASRPPRARSKIDTNVKPEPPSDVLREKFASIARVSKVKTTQELLEDLARRSGSPNLVVKSEVQSVHQQQPGAIPASSEARQWPDAKQELLDKFFRSHSTDRRNDDSTITSSIVNKTKATSAISDPVAEIYARLPPLDPSVVASMWKEEIAEQETEERDSTTSKRPVTDEDVELLHNGQVDGVNGTHDKIGEFHSWHETLTVASYHGDPLHLLPYVVIE from the exons ATGGCATTGGCGTTGGAGGCAGTATCCTTACTCGAGAAGACAGCTGTTACCAAAGAAGCTCTCGAG ACTACACGACTGGGGAGGCTGGTGAATGAGATGAGGAAGAAGACCAAAAATGACAGTTTGGCACGGAGAGCCAAAGACCTGGTCAGGCGATGGCGAGATATGGTATCAAAACCAACAGAGAATGGTACAGGAGGAACTGGTCAAGGACCTGGCATGCAAGGTG CTTCCTTAGTGAACCATTTGCGTGTAGCAGGCGTGAAAAATTCAGTTTCGAGTCCGGCTTTGTGTGAGATGGGCCGAACGGCTAGTCCAGCTCTTCCGAGGCCAATTCACAACCTCGCAATCTCACCCACCAGTCCGGCATTTCGCGGCGTTACCCTCAGCCCAGCATTGCAGCGAAAGTCCACTCAGTCATCGGGTGGTTTGCAGCTTCAGCAACAACGTGTCATCAGCCCCAGCAACTCTGTGGCCTCCAACGCCAGTACCAGTCCCGGTTTGAGCTTTTCCCTCTCTCAAACACACTCCAACTCGTCAAGACCATCTACCCCTTCCTCCCTGGTGGTCAAGTCAAAAGCGATCAGTCCTGGTCCTGGCCGACCGATGATCGAATCTTCAGAGTTCCCATCTAAAACTAATCATCACCGAGGGTTAAAGCGAACGAGAGACAACGATGAAGAGACGATGACCGGCTTCGAG CTGTCAGGAAAGCGATCAAGAGGCAGTAATGGGGTAGATTGGCCTTGGGTCGATGAGTGCAGTCGGGACAGTAACCTAAGCTGGTCTGGTGACTCGCTGCGGATGACAAACCACAGCGCCTTAGGTGGTGGAGAGGATCGCTCTGTTTCTTCCTCGTCAAAAGCGTCCAGGCCTCCCCGTGCAAGAAGCAAGATAGATACAAATGTCAAACCCGAACCACCTAGTGATGTACTCAGAGAAAAATTCGCCTCAATCGCTAGGGTGTCTAAG GTTAAAACAACGCAGGAGCTGCTAGAAGATTTGGCACGTCGAAGTGGCTCACCGAATTTAGTAGTTAAATCTGAAGTTCAGTCTGTGCATCAGCAACAACCTGGAGCCATACCGGCTTCAAGTGAAGCCCGGCAGTGGCCCGACGCCAAACAGGAGCTCTTAGATAAATTTTTCCGGTCACATTCGACTGATCGTCGTAACGATGACAGCACCATCACGAGTAGCATCGTTAACAAGACCAAAGCTACCTCCGCCATTAGCGATCCAGTGGCGGAAATTTATGCTCGCCTACCTCCACTCGATCCTTCAGTTGTCGCTTCCATgtggaaagaagaaatcgCTGAACAAGAAACGGAGGAAAGGGATTCCACCACATCCAAGCGTcca GTGACTGATGAGGACGTCGAACTTCTGCACAACGGGCAAGTGGATGGCGTGAATGGCACGCATGACAAAATCGGCGAATTCCACAGTTGGCACGAAACTCTTACGGTCGCCTCCTACCATGGAGATCCTCTCCATTTATTGCCTTACGTCGTGATCGAGTGA
- the LOC130691284 gene encoding RWD domain-containing protein 3-like isoform X2, whose protein sequence is METTGLIHEIHNDDIADEVQALSAILCADQEFQVQSINEKEIVLVIHPHQIKNHLITLTVILDMKSYPVSSPQLSVQSPRLSRAALDIIDTLIKEEAYKLRGQVTILSLIEWLVRYCNLYEEKTIPATESLTGEAEYEYTTIAHLHHIRSKTIYVKTLSQWFRELDLHGVLISYRRWIFLMISGNKNNLQLYLKRHRTQNVDIDSVGRPCKERMLTVLGQVEGRLDAASVLDEVVLDDSSEDWLKYWSSRPSLASIYQKFIQPQTGQKK, encoded by the exons ATGGAAACAACAGGATTGATACATGAAATACATAATGATGATATTGCTGATGAAGTTCAAGCTCTCAGTGCCATCTTATGTGCAGATCAGGAATTCCAGGTGCAATCtatcaatgaaaaagaaatagtgtTAGTGATCCACCCACATCAGATCAAGAATCATTTAATAACTCTCACTGTCATTTTGGACATGAAAAGCTACCCCGTTTCTAGTCCACAGTTGTCGGTCCAG AGTCCCAGATTGAGTCGGGCAGCATTGGATATCATTGATACACTAATCAAGGAAGAGGCCTACAAGTTACGGGGACAGGTGACTATTTTGTCTTTAATTGAATGGTTGGTCAGATACTGTAACCTTTACGAAGAGAAAACTATACCAGCAACGGAGTCTTTGACAGGAGAAGCCGAATACGAATATACAACTATAGCTCATCTTCATCACATCCGTAGCAAAACAATTTATGTTAAAACATTGAGTCAATGGTTTCGTGAGCTCGATCTCCACGGAGTCTTGATCTCCTATCGAAGATGGATATTCCTCATGATTTcgggaaacaaaaataatctcCAG TTGTATCTAAAACGACACAGGACACAGAACGTTGACATAGACTCCGTTGGAAGGCCATGTAAAGAGCGTATGCTGACTGTTCTAGGTCAAGTCGAAGGACGGCTCGATGCAGCCAGCGTACTGGACGAAGTAGTACTCGATGATTCCAGTGAAGACTGGCTGAAATATTGGAGTAGTAGGCCATCATTAGCGAGTATCTATCAGAAATTTATTCAGCCACAAACTGGACAGAAGAAATGA
- the LOC130691284 gene encoding RWD domain-containing protein 3-like isoform X1 gives METTGLIHEIHNDDIADEVQALSAILCADQEFQVQSINEKEIVLVIHPHQIKNHLITLTVILDMKSYPVSSPQLSVQSPRLSRAALDIIDTLIKEEAYKLRGQVTILSLIEWLVRYCNLYEEKTIPATESLTGEAEYEYTTIAHLHHIRSKTIYVKTLSQWFRELDLHGVLISYRRWIFLMISGNKNNLQVLYVAKTSLIDQLIRYPWSQLYLKRHRTQNVDIDSVGRPCKERMLTVLGQVEGRLDAASVLDEVVLDDSSEDWLKYWSSRPSLASIYQKFIQPQTGQKK, from the exons ATGGAAACAACAGGATTGATACATGAAATACATAATGATGATATTGCTGATGAAGTTCAAGCTCTCAGTGCCATCTTATGTGCAGATCAGGAATTCCAGGTGCAATCtatcaatgaaaaagaaatagtgtTAGTGATCCACCCACATCAGATCAAGAATCATTTAATAACTCTCACTGTCATTTTGGACATGAAAAGCTACCCCGTTTCTAGTCCACAGTTGTCGGTCCAG AGTCCCAGATTGAGTCGGGCAGCATTGGATATCATTGATACACTAATCAAGGAAGAGGCCTACAAGTTACGGGGACAGGTGACTATTTTGTCTTTAATTGAATGGTTGGTCAGATACTGTAACCTTTACGAAGAGAAAACTATACCAGCAACGGAGTCTTTGACAGGAGAAGCCGAATACGAATATACAACTATAGCTCATCTTCATCACATCCGTAGCAAAACAATTTATGTTAAAACATTGAGTCAATGGTTTCGTGAGCTCGATCTCCACGGAGTCTTGATCTCCTATCGAAGATGGATATTCCTCATGATTTcgggaaacaaaaataatctcCAGGTATTGTACGTTGCAAAGACAAGTTTGATCGATCAGCTAATACGTTATCCATGGAGTCAGTTGTATCTAAAACGACACAGGACACAGAACGTTGACATAGACTCCGTTGGAAGGCCATGTAAAGAGCGTATGCTGACTGTTCTAGGTCAAGTCGAAGGACGGCTCGATGCAGCCAGCGTACTGGACGAAGTAGTACTCGATGATTCCAGTGAAGACTGGCTGAAATATTGGAGTAGTAGGCCATCATTAGCGAGTATCTATCAGAAATTTATTCAGCCACAAACTGGACAGAAGAAATGA